The sequence TGGTCGATATCCTCGGCCACCTCATCATGCTGATTCCCTTCTGCCTGCTGATCGCCTGGCTGTCCAAGCACTTCGTCACCATGTCCTATATGTCCGGCGAGAAGTCCAACTATGGCGGCCTGGTGGACCGTTACCTGATCAAGGCGATGCTGCCGACGGGGCTGGTGTTCCTCGCCCTCGGTGCGCTGGGGCAGATCTTCGAGAATCTGGCCTGCCTGTTCGACCCGGCGCGCACCCCTGAGCGCCTGAAAGACCACGAGATTGCCAGTCTGGCCGGCCTTGCGGATCAGCAGAATGCTGCGCAAGCGACCACCGACGCCACGGCACCCCAGAATCATGCAGACGGGAGCCATGACAATGCTCGCTGAATACGCCTTGCCCATCGCCATGGTGGTGGCACTTCTGATCGGTATCTTCTCCGGCTACCCGGTGGCCTTTCTGCTCGGCGGGCTGGGCATCCTGTTCGCCTTCATCGGCGACATCCCGCTGCCGTTTCTCGGCACCGTCGGTTCGCGCATCTTCGGTGGTGTGATCGAGAACTGGCTGCTGATCGCGATTCCGCTGTTCGTGTTCATGGGGCTGATGCTGGAAAGCTCCGGCGTGGCGCGCAATCTGTTGATGACGCTGCAGCGGCTGTTCGGCCGCGTGCATGGCGGCCTGGCCGTCTCGGTGGCACTGCTGGGCGTGGTGATGGCCGCCAGTACCGGCATCATCGGT comes from bacterium Scap17 and encodes:
- a CDS encoding TRAP transporter small permease subunit, translating into MTDPRLAPWRAQGGAVCDALGRPLVGLGLWVGRLTSWLGLAIILAVLTTVTLNALGINEIANWGSPDVLLFGTAITINSVTELQWHLFGILTLFGGTYALHSDTHVRVDLLYQRLSPRGRAVVDILGHLIMLIPFCLLIAWLSKHFVTMSYMSGEKSNYGGLVDRYLIKAMLPTGLVFLALGALGQIFENLACLFDPARTPERLKDHEIASLAGLADQQNAAQATTDATAPQNHADGSHDNAR